A single window of Vidua chalybeata isolate OUT-0048 chromosome 7, bVidCha1 merged haplotype, whole genome shotgun sequence DNA harbors:
- the FASTKD2 gene encoding FAST kinase domain-containing protein 2, mitochondrial — protein sequence MNNKISYLLNTVRSVHRYSSVLTPKSSATTRKHILWIGRYRDPLRNVNFRKLLLNILPSLHGSSLQFVSQKADVYSTGAGALVSEKASQSSLEVEKLDDSGSFKAAVDHSDPFFTSLRKCSCPCDALDLAAEAAVSIKHYTNSLTTAWRLFKNLSEEQQRYEKQLIFEHPAFVKLCQQLLRDARRMMRGDLVFSLHALVNLGVPQNTLLVQTLVRVCQEKLNQLDNRCISVLATTLAGMDKDKNVSALQAGLQLLVEQRISSIRDIFILQNLMKCLGKDAPVFLKKKLEMAVVREIDGLTFLNALRMFLALAAMNYCSLPILNPCSKKIQENVHDVPFRQLILILEACHTLQYRNVKLFSALADYVISTAYLWDKRQIILFLSACETLGFQPTELLDIFAEKVIEDPDFLNLKNLLIVLRVYSRLNHVPRVQKHLFFETLHSCLNKCLPQISNTELLKAVYSLGILGYLPHHALDELLQKDSKDELILPDDLKEQNTVMLRCVKTCMELDSPSFTKPTFVLTENLSSLVSLNLRKAQEALIELLGDENMFRQNVRLPYRYHIDFEISMDSDRKKVLPIDATDDHPDSRVQRLAFLFAPASAFCLGTTHPQGKLAMKKRHLKKLGYHVILIQNKMFQEMKNEDAVEFLKRKIYAEDAFSFPEAIVQDNN from the exons atgaataataaaataagttaTTTGTTAAATACTGTCAGAAGTGTGCATAGGTACAGTTCCGTGCTCACTCCCAAATCTTCAGCCACaacaagaaaacacattttatggATTGGCAGATACAGGGATCCCTTAAGAAATGTGAACTTcaggaaattacttttaaatattttgccttcTCTGCATGGATCGTCTCTTCAATTTGTATCTCAAAAGGCAGACGTTTATAGCACAGGTGCAGGAGCTTTGGTGAGTGAGAAGGCTTCCCAGAGCTCCTTGGAAGTTGAAAAGCTGGATGATTCTGGGAGCTTCAAAGCGGCAGTGGATCACAGTGACCCATTCTTTACCAGCCTCCGGAAATGCTCCTGTCCCTGCGATGCGCTGGACttggctgcagaggcagctgtttCCATTAAGCACTACACAAACTCTTTAACCACAGCCTGGAGGCTCTTCAAAAACCTGTCAGAAGAGCAGCAGCGCTACGAGAAGCAGCTGATCTTTGAGCACCCGGCTTTTGtgaagctgtgccagcagctgctgcgCGACGCGCGCAGGATGATGCGCGGGGACCTGGTGTTCAGCCTGCACGCCCTGGTGAACCTCGGCGTGCCGCAGAACACGCTCCTGGTCCAGACCTTGGTGAGAGTGTGCCAA GAGAAGCTCAATCAACTTGATAACCGATGTATCTCAGTTTTGGCAACTACTTTAGCAGGGATGGATAAAGACAAGAATGTGAGCGCTCTTCAAGCTGGATTAca GTTACTAGTGGAGCAGCGCATTTCAAGTATCAGAGACATCTTTATTCTGCAAAACCTGATGAAATGCCTGGGAAAAGATGCTccagtttttctgaaaaagaaattagag ATGGCAGTTGTGAGAGAAATAGACGGTTTGACTTTTCTGAATGCGCTGCGTATGTTTTTGGCTCTTGCTGCAATGAATTATTGCTCCCTTCCAATCCTGAATCCCTGCAGTAAAAAGATCCagg AAAATGTCCATGATGTTCCATTTCGGCAGTTAATTCTCATTCTGGAAGCTTGTCACACTCTCCAGTACCGTAATGTCAAACTGTTTTCAGCATTAGCAGACTATGTTATTTCTACTGCCTACCTTTGGGACAAAAGACAG attatcctttttctctctgcctgtgAGACACTTGGCTTTCAGCCTACTGAGTTGCTGGATATTTTTGCTGAGAAGGTGATAGAAGACCCTGATTTCCTTAACTTGAAAAACCTTTTGATTGTTCTTCGAGTGTATTCACGACTCAACCATGTTCCCAGAGTCCAAAAGCATCT GTTTTTTGAGACTCTTCATAGCTGCTTGAATAAGTGCTTGCCTCAGATTTCCAACACGGAGCTGCTGAAGGCAGTGTATTCACTTGGCATCTTAGGATATCTTCCCCACCATGCACTTGATGAGCTACTGCAAAAGGACAGCAAGGATGAACTTATACTGCCAG ATGATCTTAAGGAACAAAACACAGTGATGCTTCGCTGTGTGAAAACATGTATGGAACTCGACAGCCCTTCTTTCACAAAGCCTACCTTTGTGCTGACTGAGAATTTGTCCTCATTAGTATCTCTTAATCTCAGAAAGGCTCAGGAGGCACTGATAGAACTTCTGGGAGATGAGAACATGTTTCGGCAAAATGTTCGGCTGCCATACAGATATCACATTG attttgaaaTCAGCATGGATTCAGACAGAAAGAAGGTGCTCCCCATAGATGCAACAGATGATCATCCTGACTCACGTGTTCagag GTTGGCTTTTCTGTTTGCTCCTGCGTCTGCCTTCTGTCTGGGTACAACACACCCCCAGGGGAAGCTGGCAATGAAGAAGCGGCATCTGAAGAAACTGGGCTATCATGTGATTCTG ATCCAGAACAAGATgtttcaggaaatgaaaaatgaagatgcAGTTGagtttttgaaaagaaaaatttatgcAGAAgatgctttctcttttcctgaagCAATTGTGCAggataataattaa
- the MDH1B gene encoding putative malate dehydrogenase 1B isoform X3, which translates to MAKFVVAGKANCPYYAKAELLADYLQTNLPNFRVHKITQHPDKWEQWLHDICETNGWEHRQCPIIWRELLDRGGKGQLLGGLNDFLEHAQKYYGITSVMLSEEMLDIAEENLQAHLEIVKEDEEIKSLIRPMQIWITSASVPICYHLIPLLANGEVFGMTTEISIHLLDTEQFKEILCSIVMEAEDMAFPLLRSISEHTKIDQAFIDADIIIVLDDVLLNLEVQSLENYIREVSEICQVYAPLIEKNAKSEVKVISSGKTFANLKATMLRTYGPSIRPENIIAISTSWESAAKAMLARKLNMNTAGVKDVIVWGNITGSNYIDLSHAKLYGYDCAIRGPPNFQRLLMNMIYDSEWIHSELLSAQSTLSSRVSRCTGMLPAHAVATVLQYWYHGSPSEEIISVGILSEGQFCIPEGIVFSMPVRFQNGNWEVMTELEINETTQKVLGRISHELVQEKLIALKEINEMHPYEAE; encoded by the exons ATGGCCAAGTTCGTGGTGGCGG GTAAGGCAAACTGCCCTTACTATGCCAAAGCTGAACTCCTGGCTGACTATCTCCAGACTAACTTGCCCAACTTCAGGGTTCACAAGATTACTCAGCACCCTGACAAGTGGGAG CAGTGGCTTCATGACATTTGTGAAACAAATGGATGGGAACACAGACAGTGTCCTATCATTTGGAGAGAACTGTTGGACCGTGGAGGGAAGGGTCAGCTTCTGGGAGGACTTAATGATTTTCTGGAACATGCTCAG AAATATTATGGCATCACCTCAGTGATGCTGAGTGAGGAAATGTTAGACATTGCTGAGGAGAACCTGCAGGCACATCTTGAAATTGTAAAAGAGGATGAAGAGATTAAAAGTCTTATCAGGCCTATGCAGATCTGGATTACCAG TGCATCAGTTCCAATCTGTTATCATCTGATCCCGCTGTTGGCAAATGGAGAAGTGTTTGGGATGACCACAGAAATCAGTATTCATTTGCTTGACACTGAGCAGTTTAAGGAAATTCTTTGCAGTATTGTAATGGAAGCTGAAGACATGGCATTCCCACTTCTCCGCAGTATATCAGAGCACACAAAAATAGATCAGGCTTTTATTGACGCGGATATTATCATTGTTCTTGATGATGTCCTCTTAAACCTTGAAGTCCAATCTCTTGAGAACTACATCAGAGAAGTGAGTGAGATCTGCCAAGTGTATGCTCCCTTGATTGAGAAGAATGCCAAGAGTGAGGTCAAAGTCATTTCATCTGGGAAAACCTTTGCAAATCTTAAGGCAACAATGTTAAGGACATATGGCCCATCCATTAGGCCTGAAAACATCATTGCTATTTCAACATCCTGGGAAAGTGCAGCTAAAGCCATGCTGGCCAGGAAGCTGAATATGAACACAGCAG GAGTTAAAGATGTGATTGTTTGGGGCAATATTACTGGGTCTAATTACATTGATTTGTCACATGCAAAACTTTATGGATATGACTGTGCTATTCGGGGCCCTCCTAATTTTCAACGTCTTTTGATGAATATGATTTATGATAG TGAATGGATCCATTCAGAGCTCCTGTCTGCACAGAGTACGCTGAGTTCCCGGGTGTCCCGTTGTACAGGAATGTTACCTGCTCATGCGGTAGCCACGGTACTGCAGTACTGGTACCATGGCTCTCCTTCTGAGGAGATCATTTCTGTGGGAATACTTAGTGAAG GTCAGTTTTGCATCCCTGAAGGAATTGTCTTCTCTATGCCAGTGAGGTTCCAGAATGGTAACTGGGAAGTCATGACAGAATTAGAAATTAATGAAACAACCCAAAAAGTTCTAGGACGCATATCCCACGAGCTGGTTCAG GAAAAGCTCATTGCACTAAAGGAAATAAACGAAATGCATCCATATGAAGCAGAATAA
- the MDH1B gene encoding putative malate dehydrogenase 1B isoform X1: MTKSSNCAAVAMFTGKANCPYYAKAELLADYLQTNLPNFRVHKITQHPDKWEQWLHDICETNGWEHRQCPIIWRELLDRGGKGQLLGGLNDFLEHAQKYYGITSVMLSEEMLDIAEENLQAHLEIVKEDEEIKSLIRPMQIWITSASVPICYHLIPLLANGEVFGMTTEISIHLLDTEQFKEILCSIVMEAEDMAFPLLRSISEHTKIDQAFIDADIIIVLDDVLLNLEVQSLENYIREVSEICQVYAPLIEKNAKSEVKVISSGKTFANLKATMLRTYGPSIRPENIIAISTSWESAAKAMLARKLNMNTAGVKDVIVWGNITGSNYIDLSHAKLYGYDCAIRGPPNFQRLLMNMIYDSEWIHSELLSAQSTLSSRVSRCTGMLPAHAVATVLQYWYHGSPSEEIISVGILSEGQFCIPEGIVFSMPVRFQNGNWEVMTELEINETTQKVLGRISHELVQEKLIALKEINEMHPYEAE; encoded by the exons ATGACAAAATCATCCAATTGTGCTGCTGTTGCTATGTTCACAGGTAAGGCAAACTGCCCTTACTATGCCAAAGCTGAACTCCTGGCTGACTATCTCCAGACTAACTTGCCCAACTTCAGGGTTCACAAGATTACTCAGCACCCTGACAAGTGGGAG CAGTGGCTTCATGACATTTGTGAAACAAATGGATGGGAACACAGACAGTGTCCTATCATTTGGAGAGAACTGTTGGACCGTGGAGGGAAGGGTCAGCTTCTGGGAGGACTTAATGATTTTCTGGAACATGCTCAG AAATATTATGGCATCACCTCAGTGATGCTGAGTGAGGAAATGTTAGACATTGCTGAGGAGAACCTGCAGGCACATCTTGAAATTGTAAAAGAGGATGAAGAGATTAAAAGTCTTATCAGGCCTATGCAGATCTGGATTACCAG TGCATCAGTTCCAATCTGTTATCATCTGATCCCGCTGTTGGCAAATGGAGAAGTGTTTGGGATGACCACAGAAATCAGTATTCATTTGCTTGACACTGAGCAGTTTAAGGAAATTCTTTGCAGTATTGTAATGGAAGCTGAAGACATGGCATTCCCACTTCTCCGCAGTATATCAGAGCACACAAAAATAGATCAGGCTTTTATTGACGCGGATATTATCATTGTTCTTGATGATGTCCTCTTAAACCTTGAAGTCCAATCTCTTGAGAACTACATCAGAGAAGTGAGTGAGATCTGCCAAGTGTATGCTCCCTTGATTGAGAAGAATGCCAAGAGTGAGGTCAAAGTCATTTCATCTGGGAAAACCTTTGCAAATCTTAAGGCAACAATGTTAAGGACATATGGCCCATCCATTAGGCCTGAAAACATCATTGCTATTTCAACATCCTGGGAAAGTGCAGCTAAAGCCATGCTGGCCAGGAAGCTGAATATGAACACAGCAG GAGTTAAAGATGTGATTGTTTGGGGCAATATTACTGGGTCTAATTACATTGATTTGTCACATGCAAAACTTTATGGATATGACTGTGCTATTCGGGGCCCTCCTAATTTTCAACGTCTTTTGATGAATATGATTTATGATAG TGAATGGATCCATTCAGAGCTCCTGTCTGCACAGAGTACGCTGAGTTCCCGGGTGTCCCGTTGTACAGGAATGTTACCTGCTCATGCGGTAGCCACGGTACTGCAGTACTGGTACCATGGCTCTCCTTCTGAGGAGATCATTTCTGTGGGAATACTTAGTGAAG GTCAGTTTTGCATCCCTGAAGGAATTGTCTTCTCTATGCCAGTGAGGTTCCAGAATGGTAACTGGGAAGTCATGACAGAATTAGAAATTAATGAAACAACCCAAAAAGTTCTAGGACGCATATCCCACGAGCTGGTTCAG GAAAAGCTCATTGCACTAAAGGAAATAAACGAAATGCATCCATATGAAGCAGAATAA
- the MDH1B gene encoding putative malate dehydrogenase 1B isoform X2 codes for MTKSSNCAAVAMFTGKANCPYYAKAELLADYLQTNLPNFRVHKITQHPDKWEWLHDICETNGWEHRQCPIIWRELLDRGGKGQLLGGLNDFLEHAQKYYGITSVMLSEEMLDIAEENLQAHLEIVKEDEEIKSLIRPMQIWITSASVPICYHLIPLLANGEVFGMTTEISIHLLDTEQFKEILCSIVMEAEDMAFPLLRSISEHTKIDQAFIDADIIIVLDDVLLNLEVQSLENYIREVSEICQVYAPLIEKNAKSEVKVISSGKTFANLKATMLRTYGPSIRPENIIAISTSWESAAKAMLARKLNMNTAGVKDVIVWGNITGSNYIDLSHAKLYGYDCAIRGPPNFQRLLMNMIYDSEWIHSELLSAQSTLSSRVSRCTGMLPAHAVATVLQYWYHGSPSEEIISVGILSEGQFCIPEGIVFSMPVRFQNGNWEVMTELEINETTQKVLGRISHELVQEKLIALKEINEMHPYEAE; via the exons ATGACAAAATCATCCAATTGTGCTGCTGTTGCTATGTTCACAGGTAAGGCAAACTGCCCTTACTATGCCAAAGCTGAACTCCTGGCTGACTATCTCCAGACTAACTTGCCCAACTTCAGGGTTCACAAGATTACTCAGCACCCTGACAAGTGGGAG TGGCTTCATGACATTTGTGAAACAAATGGATGGGAACACAGACAGTGTCCTATCATTTGGAGAGAACTGTTGGACCGTGGAGGGAAGGGTCAGCTTCTGGGAGGACTTAATGATTTTCTGGAACATGCTCAG AAATATTATGGCATCACCTCAGTGATGCTGAGTGAGGAAATGTTAGACATTGCTGAGGAGAACCTGCAGGCACATCTTGAAATTGTAAAAGAGGATGAAGAGATTAAAAGTCTTATCAGGCCTATGCAGATCTGGATTACCAG TGCATCAGTTCCAATCTGTTATCATCTGATCCCGCTGTTGGCAAATGGAGAAGTGTTTGGGATGACCACAGAAATCAGTATTCATTTGCTTGACACTGAGCAGTTTAAGGAAATTCTTTGCAGTATTGTAATGGAAGCTGAAGACATGGCATTCCCACTTCTCCGCAGTATATCAGAGCACACAAAAATAGATCAGGCTTTTATTGACGCGGATATTATCATTGTTCTTGATGATGTCCTCTTAAACCTTGAAGTCCAATCTCTTGAGAACTACATCAGAGAAGTGAGTGAGATCTGCCAAGTGTATGCTCCCTTGATTGAGAAGAATGCCAAGAGTGAGGTCAAAGTCATTTCATCTGGGAAAACCTTTGCAAATCTTAAGGCAACAATGTTAAGGACATATGGCCCATCCATTAGGCCTGAAAACATCATTGCTATTTCAACATCCTGGGAAAGTGCAGCTAAAGCCATGCTGGCCAGGAAGCTGAATATGAACACAGCAG GAGTTAAAGATGTGATTGTTTGGGGCAATATTACTGGGTCTAATTACATTGATTTGTCACATGCAAAACTTTATGGATATGACTGTGCTATTCGGGGCCCTCCTAATTTTCAACGTCTTTTGATGAATATGATTTATGATAG TGAATGGATCCATTCAGAGCTCCTGTCTGCACAGAGTACGCTGAGTTCCCGGGTGTCCCGTTGTACAGGAATGTTACCTGCTCATGCGGTAGCCACGGTACTGCAGTACTGGTACCATGGCTCTCCTTCTGAGGAGATCATTTCTGTGGGAATACTTAGTGAAG GTCAGTTTTGCATCCCTGAAGGAATTGTCTTCTCTATGCCAGTGAGGTTCCAGAATGGTAACTGGGAAGTCATGACAGAATTAGAAATTAATGAAACAACCCAAAAAGTTCTAGGACGCATATCCCACGAGCTGGTTCAG GAAAAGCTCATTGCACTAAAGGAAATAAACGAAATGCATCCATATGAAGCAGAATAA
- the MDH1B gene encoding putative malate dehydrogenase 1B isoform X5: MTKSSNCAAVAMFTGKANCPYYAKAELLADYLQTNLPNFRVHKITQHPDKWEQWLHDICETNGWEHRQCPIIWRELLDRGGKGQLLGGLNDFLEHAQKYYGITSVMLSEEMLDIAEENLQAHLEIVKEDEEIKSLIRPMQIWITSASVPICYHLIPLLANGEVFGMTTEISIHLLDTEQFKEILCSIVMEAEDMAFPLLRSISEHTKIDQAFIDADIIIVLDDVLLNLEVQSLENYIREVSEICQVYAPLIEKNAKSEVKVISSGKTFANLKATMLRTYGPSIRPENIIAISTSWESAAKAMLARKLNMNTAVNGSIQSSCLHRVR, encoded by the exons ATGACAAAATCATCCAATTGTGCTGCTGTTGCTATGTTCACAGGTAAGGCAAACTGCCCTTACTATGCCAAAGCTGAACTCCTGGCTGACTATCTCCAGACTAACTTGCCCAACTTCAGGGTTCACAAGATTACTCAGCACCCTGACAAGTGGGAG CAGTGGCTTCATGACATTTGTGAAACAAATGGATGGGAACACAGACAGTGTCCTATCATTTGGAGAGAACTGTTGGACCGTGGAGGGAAGGGTCAGCTTCTGGGAGGACTTAATGATTTTCTGGAACATGCTCAG AAATATTATGGCATCACCTCAGTGATGCTGAGTGAGGAAATGTTAGACATTGCTGAGGAGAACCTGCAGGCACATCTTGAAATTGTAAAAGAGGATGAAGAGATTAAAAGTCTTATCAGGCCTATGCAGATCTGGATTACCAG TGCATCAGTTCCAATCTGTTATCATCTGATCCCGCTGTTGGCAAATGGAGAAGTGTTTGGGATGACCACAGAAATCAGTATTCATTTGCTTGACACTGAGCAGTTTAAGGAAATTCTTTGCAGTATTGTAATGGAAGCTGAAGACATGGCATTCCCACTTCTCCGCAGTATATCAGAGCACACAAAAATAGATCAGGCTTTTATTGACGCGGATATTATCATTGTTCTTGATGATGTCCTCTTAAACCTTGAAGTCCAATCTCTTGAGAACTACATCAGAGAAGTGAGTGAGATCTGCCAAGTGTATGCTCCCTTGATTGAGAAGAATGCCAAGAGTGAGGTCAAAGTCATTTCATCTGGGAAAACCTTTGCAAATCTTAAGGCAACAATGTTAAGGACATATGGCCCATCCATTAGGCCTGAAAACATCATTGCTATTTCAACATCCTGGGAAAGTGCAGCTAAAGCCATGCTGGCCAGGAAGCTGAATATGAACACAGCAG TGAATGGATCCATTCAGAGCTCCTGTCTGCACAGAGTACGCTGA
- the MDH1B gene encoding putative malate dehydrogenase 1B isoform X4: MLSEEMLDIAEENLQAHLEIVKEDEEIKSLIRPMQIWITSASVPICYHLIPLLANGEVFGMTTEISIHLLDTEQFKEILCSIVMEAEDMAFPLLRSISEHTKIDQAFIDADIIIVLDDVLLNLEVQSLENYIREVSEICQVYAPLIEKNAKSEVKVISSGKTFANLKATMLRTYGPSIRPENIIAISTSWESAAKAMLARKLNMNTAGVKDVIVWGNITGSNYIDLSHAKLYGYDCAIRGPPNFQRLLMNMIYDSEWIHSELLSAQSTLSSRVSRCTGMLPAHAVATVLQYWYHGSPSEEIISVGILSEGQFCIPEGIVFSMPVRFQNGNWEVMTELEINETTQKVLGRISHELVQEKLIALKEINEMHPYEAE; this comes from the exons ATGCTGAGTGAGGAAATGTTAGACATTGCTGAGGAGAACCTGCAGGCACATCTTGAAATTGTAAAAGAGGATGAAGAGATTAAAAGTCTTATCAGGCCTATGCAGATCTGGATTACCAG TGCATCAGTTCCAATCTGTTATCATCTGATCCCGCTGTTGGCAAATGGAGAAGTGTTTGGGATGACCACAGAAATCAGTATTCATTTGCTTGACACTGAGCAGTTTAAGGAAATTCTTTGCAGTATTGTAATGGAAGCTGAAGACATGGCATTCCCACTTCTCCGCAGTATATCAGAGCACACAAAAATAGATCAGGCTTTTATTGACGCGGATATTATCATTGTTCTTGATGATGTCCTCTTAAACCTTGAAGTCCAATCTCTTGAGAACTACATCAGAGAAGTGAGTGAGATCTGCCAAGTGTATGCTCCCTTGATTGAGAAGAATGCCAAGAGTGAGGTCAAAGTCATTTCATCTGGGAAAACCTTTGCAAATCTTAAGGCAACAATGTTAAGGACATATGGCCCATCCATTAGGCCTGAAAACATCATTGCTATTTCAACATCCTGGGAAAGTGCAGCTAAAGCCATGCTGGCCAGGAAGCTGAATATGAACACAGCAG GAGTTAAAGATGTGATTGTTTGGGGCAATATTACTGGGTCTAATTACATTGATTTGTCACATGCAAAACTTTATGGATATGACTGTGCTATTCGGGGCCCTCCTAATTTTCAACGTCTTTTGATGAATATGATTTATGATAG TGAATGGATCCATTCAGAGCTCCTGTCTGCACAGAGTACGCTGAGTTCCCGGGTGTCCCGTTGTACAGGAATGTTACCTGCTCATGCGGTAGCCACGGTACTGCAGTACTGGTACCATGGCTCTCCTTCTGAGGAGATCATTTCTGTGGGAATACTTAGTGAAG GTCAGTTTTGCATCCCTGAAGGAATTGTCTTCTCTATGCCAGTGAGGTTCCAGAATGGTAACTGGGAAGTCATGACAGAATTAGAAATTAATGAAACAACCCAAAAAGTTCTAGGACGCATATCCCACGAGCTGGTTCAG GAAAAGCTCATTGCACTAAAGGAAATAAACGAAATGCATCCATATGAAGCAGAATAA